In Exiguobacterium sibiricum 7-3, a genomic segment contains:
- a CDS encoding aminopeptidase, which produces MPTQEQLKKYAALAVRTGINLQAGQQLEIRAGIENAPLVREITRVAYEVGASNVYVQWSDDEMTKIRYFDAPEDSFDAFPEWLKARFDQLAEEKTAFLSVVSEDPDLLNGVESSRIARANKAAGVALANWRKFVMSDNVSWCVIAAPSDAWAAKVFPDSERAVEDLWEAILKATRVDQDNPVTAWEQHDANLRTKATFLTEKKYNKLHYSAPGTELTIELPERHVWLGGGGPNADGVDFIANLPTEEVFTLPKKTGVNGHVSSTKPLSYSGNLIDDFTLWFEDGKIVKAEAKQGQAALDELISLDEGARYLGEVALVPHHSPISDSGILFYNTLFDENASCHLAIGRAYSTCLENGPSLSNEELAAQGANDSMTHVDFMIGSGQMSIDGELPDGTREPLMRDGNWAI; this is translated from the coding sequence ATGCCGACTCAAGAACAATTAAAAAAGTATGCTGCACTTGCCGTACGTACAGGAATCAACCTGCAAGCCGGTCAACAACTCGAAATTCGGGCAGGGATTGAAAATGCACCGTTAGTCCGTGAAATCACACGCGTTGCTTACGAAGTGGGAGCTTCGAATGTCTACGTTCAATGGTCAGATGACGAAATGACGAAAATCCGTTACTTCGACGCACCGGAAGATTCATTTGATGCGTTCCCAGAATGGTTAAAAGCCCGTTTTGATCAATTAGCAGAAGAAAAAACAGCTTTCTTGTCAGTTGTCAGTGAAGATCCTGATTTATTGAATGGGGTTGAATCAAGCCGGATTGCGCGAGCGAACAAAGCCGCTGGCGTTGCGTTGGCAAATTGGCGTAAGTTCGTCATGAGCGATAACGTCAGTTGGTGCGTCATTGCAGCGCCTTCAGATGCCTGGGCGGCAAAGGTATTCCCAGACTCGGAACGCGCTGTAGAAGACCTGTGGGAAGCCATATTAAAAGCAACACGTGTCGATCAAGACAATCCAGTCACAGCTTGGGAGCAACATGATGCAAACTTGCGGACGAAAGCGACTTTCCTGACAGAAAAAAAATACAATAAGTTGCATTATTCGGCGCCAGGCACAGAACTGACGATTGAATTGCCAGAGCGTCACGTCTGGTTGGGTGGCGGAGGACCAAACGCGGATGGTGTCGACTTCATCGCCAATCTGCCGACGGAAGAAGTATTCACGTTACCGAAGAAAACAGGCGTCAATGGTCATGTTTCAAGTACAAAACCACTCAGCTACAGCGGGAATCTGATTGATGATTTCACGTTATGGTTTGAAGACGGAAAAATCGTCAAAGCTGAAGCGAAACAGGGACAAGCAGCGCTTGACGAACTCATCTCATTAGATGAAGGTGCCCGTTATCTCGGAGAAGTGGCTCTCGTGCCTCATCACTCACCGATTTCAGATTCCGGTATTTTGTTCTATAATACGTTGTTTGACGAGAACGCTTCATGCCACTTAGCGATTGGTCGCGCCTATTCGACTTGTCTTGAAAATGGACCAAGTTTGTCGAATGAAGAATTGGCAGCGCAAGGTGCAAACGATTCAATGACTCACGTCGATTTCATGATTGGTTCAGGTCAGATGTCAATTGACGGAGAGTTGCCTGACGGTACACGAGAACCCTTGATGCGTGACGGAAACTGGGCAATCTAA
- a CDS encoding DUF1232 domain-containing protein, with translation MEFTPGDFKSAYTYFHRQALTAVGNAKAQEDLLIQGELGLARLTTDLASEDGSDIEREAELVLYFQLKQLLDMLRALYNKRFEMQPEQEQLLLTAVLYFTSPVDALPDENILGLFDDAQIVEAIYEELAADVDRFQHLE, from the coding sequence ATGGAATTTACACCAGGAGATTTTAAATCCGCTTATACCTATTTCCACCGACAAGCGTTAACCGCTGTCGGAAATGCGAAAGCACAAGAAGACTTATTGATCCAAGGAGAACTCGGATTAGCCCGATTAACGACAGATCTTGCCTCTGAGGACGGCTCGGATATCGAACGCGAAGCAGAACTTGTTCTTTATTTCCAACTCAAACAGTTGCTCGACATGTTACGCGCTTTGTACAACAAACGTTTCGAAATGCAACCGGAACAGGAGCAACTTTTATTGACCGCTGTTCTTTACTTCACGTCTCCGGTTGACGCTTTACCTGATGAAAATATTTTAGGACTGTTCGATGATGCTCAAATCGTCGAGGCCATTTATGAAGAACTGGCCGCGGATGTCGATCGTTTTCAACATCTCGAATGA
- a CDS encoding formate/nitrite transporter family protein, with the protein MNEVEALEGLRKKAVKSTQMLRMRPLEYLVRAMLAGVFIGFAIIFTLKAINGLYLNESPVTTLVGGLTFGVALVLIVYGGAELFTGNTMYFTTSTMRGFTSKMDTFKVWTLCFIGNGLGGLAFALLFSQTGIIQELGMENWLFAVSETKIHHTTWEIFTRAIFCNWMVCLAIFIPKNMKNELAQIMMMMILVAVFFASGFDHVIANMALFSLALVVPHPEAISFAGAIHNLVPALLGNIIGGALFMGMVYTWLNKSKLEVDQSNEQAATINIASKQKA; encoded by the coding sequence ATGAATGAAGTAGAAGCATTAGAAGGATTACGAAAAAAAGCTGTCAAATCGACACAAATGCTACGGATGCGTCCGCTAGAATATTTGGTTCGAGCAATGTTAGCAGGAGTTTTTATTGGTTTTGCCATCATATTTACACTTAAAGCAATCAACGGTTTATATTTAAATGAATCACCGGTTACGACACTCGTCGGTGGATTGACGTTTGGTGTCGCGCTCGTCTTGATCGTGTACGGCGGTGCAGAATTATTTACCGGAAATACGATGTATTTCACGACGTCGACAATGCGTGGCTTCACTTCGAAGATGGATACGTTTAAAGTATGGACGCTGTGTTTCATCGGAAACGGTCTCGGCGGACTTGCCTTTGCCTTACTTTTCTCACAAACAGGGATTATCCAGGAACTCGGAATGGAAAACTGGTTGTTTGCTGTTTCTGAGACGAAAATCCATCATACGACATGGGAAATCTTTACACGAGCCATCTTCTGTAACTGGATGGTCTGTCTGGCAATTTTCATTCCGAAAAACATGAAAAATGAACTCGCACAAATCATGATGATGATGATTTTGGTCGCTGTGTTCTTTGCTTCTGGTTTTGACCACGTTATTGCCAACATGGCATTGTTCTCACTTGCTTTAGTCGTCCCGCATCCGGAAGCGATTTCCTTTGCCGGTGCGATCCATAACCTGGTTCCGGCATTGTTGGGGAACATTATCGGTGGAGCACTATTCATGGGAATGGTCTACACATGGCTCAATAAATCGAAGCTCGAAGTAGATCAATCGAACGAACAGGCAGCAACAATCAACATCGCTTCAAAACAAAAAGCGTAA
- a CDS encoding YitT family protein — MKTKQPAKKKRTEKIGFLLIGTLLYSLYISLLLSPNDIGSGGIMGITLIAQELFHTPIGLTQLVLNIPLFLLGFRFLRKRFMFLSGLIVLASSFLIDWIPTQIVPESLNDPLVASIFAGLVSGLAMALIFFGGASTGGLDILGKFFYARFHNWPLPRIFLMQDLVIYVLVWFVFDLKHVMYALIMSFVRAKALQTVYSFYSASKQCIIICEKADEINEVITKELGRGVTILDARGGYSKRTKKMVYVVVQNNEILKLQEIVSSVESNAFVTFSEIHTVFGNYKEHSYSF, encoded by the coding sequence ATGAAAACTAAACAGCCCGCAAAGAAAAAACGTACAGAGAAAATCGGTTTCCTCTTAATTGGAACATTGCTGTACTCGTTGTACATCAGTCTTCTCTTATCGCCGAATGATATCGGATCCGGCGGAATCATGGGAATCACACTTATCGCACAAGAATTATTCCACACACCAATCGGTTTGACACAACTGGTCTTGAACATTCCACTTTTTTTACTTGGATTTCGTTTTTTAAGAAAACGCTTTATGTTTTTATCCGGTCTCATCGTCTTGGCTTCATCGTTTTTAATTGACTGGATTCCGACCCAAATCGTTCCTGAATCTTTAAATGATCCACTCGTCGCTTCCATTTTTGCCGGACTTGTCTCTGGTTTGGCGATGGCTTTGATCTTCTTTGGCGGTGCCTCGACTGGCGGTCTCGATATCCTTGGAAAATTCTTTTATGCCCGCTTCCACAACTGGCCGCTTCCACGTATTTTTTTAATGCAGGATTTAGTCATCTATGTACTCGTCTGGTTCGTATTTGATTTGAAACATGTCATGTATGCGTTGATCATGAGTTTCGTTCGGGCGAAAGCACTTCAGACCGTGTATAGTTTTTATTCCGCTTCTAAACAATGTATCATCATTTGTGAAAAAGCCGATGAAATCAATGAAGTAATCACAAAAGAATTAGGACGCGGTGTAACGATTCTCGATGCGCGCGGCGGTTATTCGAAGCGGACGAAAAAGATGGTCTATGTCGTCGTACAGAATAATGAAATTCTTAAACTCCAAGAAATTGTTTCCTCCGTCGAATCCAACGCTTTTGTCACGTTTTCTGAGATTCATACGGTCTTCGGGAACTACAAAGAACACTCCTATTCTTTTTAA
- a CDS encoding CHASE3 domain-containing protein, with amino-acid sequence MNQLWRHRITLILIVSLFASIPLLYALSGYRTISKLTEEMHRQDIPMIKQVDQLIEHNRDRANAVRGLLLYEDDRYIEQYYFSTSKVHDLRRLLNSSNQTPGAVKDLLLRNNAWEEEIQEVFTVYETDHPQRAKKLAKQTTQTTQTILEDLSQIKEKLYRDLEQKLELATEMTAEYKRMCFSLSILAFLLIATTIILFHRSKPLSENKTNTYRP; translated from the coding sequence ATGAATCAACTATGGCGGCACCGTATCACCCTCATCCTGATCGTCAGTCTGTTTGCCTCGATTCCACTTCTGTATGCTTTAAGTGGGTATCGAACGATTTCCAAATTGACTGAAGAGATGCATAGACAAGATATTCCAATGATTAAACAAGTAGATCAACTGATCGAACATAATCGTGACCGGGCGAATGCTGTTCGCGGCCTGTTGTTATATGAAGATGACCGTTACATTGAACAATATTACTTTTCTACTTCTAAAGTTCATGATTTACGGCGTTTATTAAATTCCTCCAATCAGACACCTGGTGCGGTTAAAGATTTACTGTTGCGTAATAATGCCTGGGAGGAAGAGATTCAAGAAGTTTTTACCGTCTATGAAACAGATCATCCGCAACGGGCTAAAAAATTAGCTAAACAAACGACCCAAACCACCCAAACGATTCTTGAAGACTTGTCACAAATTAAAGAAAAATTATATCGTGATCTTGAACAAAAACTAGAATTGGCCACTGAAATGACGGCAGAATATAAACGAATGTGCTTCAGCCTATCTATTTTAGCTTTTTTGTTGATTGCAACGACCATCATCTTATTTCACCGGTCTAAACCGCTTTCCGAAAACAAAACAAACACGTATCGCCCGTAA
- a CDS encoding ArsR/SmtB family transcription factor, producing the protein MKGKEVMTVDAPRCETIAIDQVRAEEIEEIVDTIPTTDIGKLFKVLSDATRLRIAYALTVEEELCVCDVSASVDCSIATASHHLRTLLKQGLVKYRKEGKVVYYSLDDHHVSSLVHLAMEHVNEGKASS; encoded by the coding sequence ATGAAAGGGAAAGAGGTGATGACGGTGGATGCACCACGTTGTGAAACGATTGCCATTGATCAAGTACGTGCAGAAGAAATTGAAGAAATCGTCGATACGATTCCGACGACAGACATTGGAAAGTTGTTCAAAGTCCTGTCAGATGCCACGCGTTTACGAATTGCTTACGCCTTGACGGTGGAAGAGGAGCTTTGTGTCTGTGATGTCTCGGCTTCGGTGGATTGTTCGATTGCAACAGCTTCTCACCATCTCCGTACCTTGTTGAAACAAGGACTGGTGAAATATAGAAAAGAAGGTAAGGTCGTCTATTATTCGCTGGACGATCATCACGTATCGTCGCTCGTTCATCTAGCAATGGAACATGTAAACGAAGGTAAGGCGTCCTCTTGA
- the thiE gene encoding thiamine phosphate synthase: MDSEYLIYAVTDRRLHPHLSLADAVEASIKGGATIVQLREKDSSGKAFLESAIALKDITARYDIPLIINDRIDIALLVDAGLHIGQDDIPLTEARRLLPEATIGVSVSTVEQAVAAEREGADYLGVGSLFPTATKQDATFMARATLEEIRKAVHIPLVGIGGITETNISTLSSLVDGYAVVSALFASEDIQRTTKKFKQTVKQVRQSVSDRV; the protein is encoded by the coding sequence ATGGACAGTGAATATTTAATTTACGCAGTGACTGATCGACGTTTGCATCCGCATCTTTCCTTGGCGGACGCCGTCGAAGCATCGATTAAAGGAGGCGCAACGATTGTTCAATTACGGGAAAAAGATAGTTCGGGCAAGGCTTTTCTGGAATCAGCCATTGCGTTGAAAGATATTACCGCACGTTACGACATTCCGCTCATTATTAATGATCGGATTGATATCGCTTTATTGGTCGATGCCGGTTTGCATATCGGTCAAGATGATATTCCTTTAACTGAAGCGCGTCGTTTGTTACCGGAAGCGACGATTGGTGTTTCCGTTTCAACAGTGGAACAAGCTGTTGCGGCAGAACGGGAAGGCGCAGATTATTTAGGGGTCGGTTCACTCTTTCCGACAGCGACGAAACAAGATGCAACATTCATGGCGCGAGCGACGTTAGAAGAGATTCGTAAAGCCGTTCACATCCCGTTGGTTGGAATCGGTGGGATTACCGAAACGAACATTTCAACACTTAGTTCACTAGTGGACGGATATGCTGTGGTTTCAGCTTTATTTGCAAGTGAAGACATTCAACGAACGACGAAAAAGTTTAAGCAGACCGTGAAACAAGTGCGTCAGAGCGTCTCCGACAGGGTATAG
- the thiM gene encoding hydroxyethylthiazole kinase gives MLRRIHDKKPLIHHLTNTVTINDCANMTLALGGSPVMADDLLEVEEMVGHADAIVINTGTINPDMRQAQILAGKTANRLGKPVILDPVGAGATALRTDFMKQLMEEITFTVIKGNASEIKTLLGQTARTKGVDAAEGESLDFQSIHDFASQTKQVIVVTGPIDFVTDGDRQHYLDVGTKRLGQVTGTGCMTASLIATFLGAGYDRFEAAVFGTYAMGKAGESAEDYPGIGSFRTGLFDAVSLMTEENLPEVQTNGQ, from the coding sequence ATGCTACGACGCATCCATGATAAAAAACCGTTGATTCATCATTTAACGAATACCGTAACGATCAATGACTGTGCCAATATGACACTTGCCCTTGGCGGATCTCCTGTTATGGCAGATGACCTGTTGGAAGTGGAAGAGATGGTCGGGCATGCAGATGCTATCGTGATTAATACTGGGACGATTAATCCAGACATGCGCCAAGCCCAAATTTTAGCAGGGAAAACGGCTAATCGATTGGGTAAACCGGTCATTCTGGATCCGGTTGGCGCAGGAGCGACGGCATTAAGAACGGATTTTATGAAGCAATTGATGGAGGAAATCACCTTTACGGTCATCAAAGGAAATGCATCTGAAATCAAGACATTACTTGGACAGACCGCTCGAACGAAAGGAGTCGACGCTGCTGAAGGAGAATCCCTGGATTTTCAAAGTATCCATGATTTTGCATCCCAAACGAAACAAGTCATCGTCGTAACAGGACCGATTGATTTTGTGACGGATGGAGATCGTCAACATTATCTGGATGTTGGTACGAAACGTCTTGGTCAAGTGACGGGAACAGGATGTATGACCGCTTCTTTGATTGCGACGTTTTTAGGAGCCGGATACGATCGTTTTGAGGCTGCAGTATTTGGGACATATGCTATGGGGAAAGCAGGGGAGTCGGCTGAGGATTATCCTGGTATCGGGAGTTTTCGGACCGGGTTGTTCGATGCAGTGAGCTTGATGACGGAAGAAAATTTGCCGGAGGTGCAGACAAATGGACAGTGA
- the thiD gene encoding bifunctional hydroxymethylpyrimidine kinase/phosphomethylpyrimidine kinase: MKHVLTIAGSDSGGGAGIQADLKTFSALGVYGMSVITAITAQNTLGVQAVEDVSPELVEAQLTSIFSDIRVDAIKIGMVSNQDTIQVIARQLEKHQLPVVLDPVMVAKGGHGLLQPNAEHALLEQLLPLSTLVTPNIPEIERMIGQTVHSLDDMKQATVKLAEKRARAILLKGGHLEGHDATDLLYADGRYVVFEQERIETRHTHGTGCTLSAAIAAHLALGHSLEDSISHAKRYVTEAIRHGFALGHGIGPTHHFHELWRDTHATTHP, encoded by the coding sequence ATGAAACATGTATTGACGATTGCTGGATCCGACTCTGGAGGCGGAGCGGGAATTCAGGCAGATTTAAAGACGTTTTCAGCACTCGGTGTATACGGAATGAGTGTCATCACGGCGATTACGGCACAAAATACGTTAGGTGTTCAAGCGGTCGAAGATGTATCCCCAGAGCTCGTGGAAGCACAGTTGACATCCATCTTTTCAGATATCCGTGTCGATGCGATTAAGATCGGAATGGTTTCCAATCAAGACACGATCCAAGTGATTGCAAGACAACTGGAAAAACATCAGCTTCCGGTTGTTCTCGACCCCGTCATGGTCGCGAAAGGTGGTCACGGCTTGTTACAACCGAATGCAGAACATGCATTGCTCGAACAGCTTTTACCGCTTTCGACGCTTGTAACCCCTAATATTCCTGAAATCGAGCGGATGATTGGCCAAACGGTTCACTCCCTTGATGATATGAAACAAGCGACGGTAAAACTGGCTGAAAAACGAGCAAGAGCTATTTTGCTCAAGGGCGGACATTTGGAGGGACACGACGCCACCGATCTTTTATATGCGGACGGACGATATGTCGTCTTTGAACAAGAGCGGATAGAGACCCGTCATACCCATGGAACAGGCTGTACGCTATCTGCTGCTATCGCAGCTCATCTTGCCCTCGGTCATTCACTGGAAGACAGCATCAGTCATGCAAAACGTTATGTGACGGAAGCCATTCGTCACGGTTTTGCGCTCGGACACGGTATTGGTCCGACACATCATTTTCATGAACTTTGGAGGGATACACATGCTACGACGCATCCATGA
- a CDS encoding murein hydrolase activator EnvC family protein: MLKKLLATVLLGVLLVSTAPTSSHAATIKEKKSQNATEQRRLEKAIKKQEAKISVEQREINKIDAAINENIFRISEKNKQIEQLNLQIKDLEAEIARYEIMLTRQEELLGDRLRVLQENDGNSIKWEEVIFGSKNLGDLFSRVMAGKKIAEQDDKMISAYLETQEKLAEMKKNLIAKKEERVQEKESLLVQKKQLKQQMKERSATLKKLRKGKTKFTTKLLNAKELQATLEAQERAIAAAKAAAKAAAEKAAAEKAAAERAAKEAAKSTRESSEATVLPTPVSSVPTGSAKFIRPASGGVSQGFGPASGANGYTFHNGVDFSGPVGSPIRAAASGTVITAGSGGPYGNHVMISHFLDGQVYTTVYGHMNSLSVSAGQTVTQGQTLGTLGSTGNSTGPHLHFELHIGGYQYSATGPANTVNPLGYL; this comes from the coding sequence ATGTTAAAAAAATTGCTTGCAACAGTATTGTTAGGGGTGTTACTTGTATCCACTGCACCGACTTCTAGTCATGCTGCAACGATTAAAGAAAAGAAATCTCAAAACGCGACAGAGCAGCGCCGGTTGGAAAAAGCCATCAAAAAACAAGAAGCTAAAATATCAGTGGAACAACGCGAAATCAATAAAATTGATGCGGCCATCAACGAAAATATTTTTCGGATTTCGGAAAAAAACAAACAAATTGAACAATTAAATCTTCAAATCAAAGATCTTGAAGCGGAAATCGCCCGTTATGAAATCATGCTTACCCGGCAAGAAGAGTTGCTCGGAGACCGCTTACGTGTCCTTCAAGAAAATGATGGGAATTCTATAAAATGGGAAGAAGTCATTTTTGGTTCAAAAAACTTGGGTGATTTATTTAGCCGTGTCATGGCCGGGAAAAAAATTGCCGAGCAAGACGATAAAATGATTTCTGCTTATTTGGAAACACAAGAAAAGCTAGCAGAAATGAAAAAAAATCTTATTGCTAAAAAAGAAGAGCGTGTTCAAGAAAAAGAATCATTGCTTGTCCAAAAGAAACAGTTAAAACAACAGATGAAAGAACGGAGTGCAACCCTGAAAAAATTACGTAAAGGGAAAACAAAGTTCACGACGAAACTGTTGAATGCAAAAGAATTACAAGCGACTTTAGAGGCTCAAGAAAGAGCGATTGCGGCAGCAAAAGCTGCAGCGAAAGCAGCGGCAGAAAAAGCGGCTGCCGAAAAAGCAGCGGCTGAGCGTGCGGCAAAAGAGGCGGCAAAATCAACGCGTGAATCAAGCGAAGCAACGGTTCTTCCGACTCCTGTCAGCAGTGTGCCGACAGGATCAGCGAAGTTCATTCGTCCAGCTTCAGGTGGTGTTTCACAAGGGTTTGGACCGGCGAGTGGGGCAAACGGATATACTTTCCATAATGGTGTCGACTTCAGTGGACCCGTCGGATCACCGATTCGAGCAGCGGCTTCCGGAACAGTCATTACGGCCGGGAGCGGCGGACCTTATGGAAATCACGTCATGATTTCGCATTTCCTTGACGGTCAGGTGTACACAACAGTGTACGGTCATATGAATTCGTTATCAGTTTCTGCAGGTCAAACGGTAACTCAAGGTCAAACACTTGGTACTCTCGGCAGTACCGGAAATTCGACAGGACCGCACCTACACTTTGAACTGCATATCGGTGGATACCAATATAGTGCGACAGGACCAGCCAACACGGTCAATCCACTTGGATATCTTTAA
- a CDS encoding murein hydrolase activator EnvC family protein gives MKKTFASLIVSALILSSTPHFVAADDLSEQKAKNEQKQQENANTQKNLESSVNQEGQKISKTQQEVNRLDEALNEKMFAVETKDRQIKATEAEIVELGKQIEKYKAKLKRQEKLLGDRLRVMQENDGNSIKWEEVIFGSKDVGDLVSRVLAGKSISQQDDKMITDYQNTQKKLAAAQQELKDKKAKLVTEKQELKRQQAELEQQLKERNKRLKELRKQKKKFETQLMDAKEVQQILIAQERAIAAEKAAREREARIEKERQAQAAREAKARAEAQAAQAAAAQQAAAEQQAAEAAAAKAAAKAEQKSSAPATSTKQSAPSVTVPKAAPAPTPEPAAPTPAPSSSSLFIHPTSGSITQGYGSASGSNGYSFHNGIDFGAPVGTPIVAAATGTVITASSGGPYGNHVMIAHQLNGKTYTTVYAHMSSLNAHAGQRVSQGQQIGALGSTGNSTGPHLHFEIHVGGYSYSASGPANSVNPMSML, from the coding sequence ATGAAAAAAACGTTCGCGTCGCTCATCGTTTCTGCACTTATTCTTTCATCGACTCCTCATTTCGTAGCAGCAGATGATTTAAGTGAACAAAAAGCTAAAAACGAACAAAAACAACAAGAAAATGCCAACACTCAAAAAAACTTAGAATCGTCTGTTAATCAAGAAGGACAAAAAATTTCGAAAACACAGCAAGAAGTGAATCGTCTAGACGAAGCATTAAACGAAAAAATGTTTGCAGTTGAAACAAAAGATCGTCAAATTAAAGCAACTGAAGCTGAAATCGTTGAGCTTGGGAAACAGATTGAAAAGTATAAAGCAAAATTAAAGCGTCAAGAAAAACTTCTCGGAGACCGCCTTCGTGTCATGCAAGAAAATGATGGGAACTCTATTAAATGGGAAGAAGTCATCTTTGGTTCAAAAGATGTCGGAGATCTTGTCAGCCGTGTGTTAGCCGGGAAATCAATCTCGCAACAAGATGATAAAATGATTACCGACTACCAAAATACACAAAAAAAATTAGCAGCTGCGCAACAGGAATTAAAAGATAAAAAAGCAAAACTTGTGACGGAGAAACAAGAATTAAAACGTCAGCAAGCAGAACTTGAGCAACAACTGAAAGAACGAAACAAACGTTTAAAAGAACTCCGGAAACAAAAAAAGAAATTTGAAACACAATTGATGGATGCAAAAGAAGTACAACAGATTTTGATTGCACAAGAACGTGCGATTGCAGCCGAAAAGGCAGCACGCGAACGTGAAGCACGTATCGAAAAAGAGCGTCAAGCACAAGCGGCACGTGAAGCGAAAGCACGTGCAGAAGCACAAGCAGCACAAGCGGCAGCGGCGCAACAAGCAGCAGCTGAACAGCAGGCGGCAGAAGCGGCTGCAGCTAAAGCAGCAGCAAAAGCGGAACAAAAGTCGTCAGCACCTGCGACGTCAACGAAACAATCTGCACCATCTGTGACTGTGCCAAAAGCAGCACCTGCACCAACACCGGAACCGGCAGCACCAACGCCTGCTCCATCATCTTCTTCTCTGTTTATTCACCCAACAAGTGGATCAATCACACAAGGATATGGTTCAGCAAGTGGCTCAAATGGTTACTCTTTCCACAATGGGATTGATTTCGGTGCTCCAGTCGGTACTCCGATTGTTGCAGCAGCAACAGGAACAGTGATTACTGCATCAAGCGGTGGTCCGTACGGTAATCATGTCATGATTGCACACCAATTAAATGGAAAAACATATACAACGGTTTACGCGCATATGAGTTCATTAAATGCACATGCTGGACAACGTGTCAGTCAAGGACAACAAATCGGTGCCCTTGGCAGCACAGGGAATTCAACAGGCCCGCACTTACACTTTGAAATTCATGTAGGTGGTTACAGCTACAGTGCTTCAGGACCAGCGAATTCTGTAAATCCAATGTCGATGTTATAA
- a CDS encoding VOC family protein produces MHLDHTGIAVRDMQEAITFYTTILGGTLIREYSNPTPGVASNIAVIEFEDAHIELLTPTSPESPIARFLKQRGKGVHHIAYRVDDLDQAILEAKERGITFLEDTYRQTPLGRRLIYMDPRHSHGVITELCDYPEN; encoded by the coding sequence ATGCATTTGGACCATACTGGCATCGCTGTTCGGGATATGCAGGAAGCGATCACATTCTATACGACTATTTTGGGAGGAACATTAATCCGCGAGTATAGTAACCCGACACCCGGGGTTGCTTCTAATATTGCTGTCATCGAATTTGAAGATGCGCATATTGAATTGTTGACTCCAACAAGCCCGGAAAGTCCGATTGCCCGTTTTTTAAAACAAAGGGGAAAAGGTGTTCACCATATTGCTTATCGTGTCGATGATTTAGATCAAGCCATTTTAGAAGCAAAAGAACGGGGCATTACATTTTTAGAAGATACGTACCGTCAAACTCCGCTCGGCCGCCGATTGATCTATATGGATCCTAGGCATTCACATGGCGTCATCACAGAACTCTGTGATTATCCGGAGAACTAA
- a CDS encoding type 1 glutamine amidotransferase domain-containing protein — MGKKVAVVLADHFEDVEFTGPVDALKEAGHEVTVIGTERGAELVGKQEEAKVTVDVTIDETSSSDFDALLIPGGFSPDLLREDDRFVTFTEEFDSSKKPIFSICHGPQLMINAKIVKGRKMTGYKSIRIDLENAGVAYEDNEVVVDDNFVSSRQPDDIPAFNREMLAKLG, encoded by the coding sequence ATGGGTAAAAAAGTAGCAGTCGTGCTTGCCGATCATTTTGAAGATGTAGAGTTTACCGGACCTGTCGATGCGTTAAAAGAAGCGGGTCATGAAGTAACAGTCATCGGAACAGAACGAGGTGCAGAATTAGTCGGAAAACAAGAAGAAGCAAAAGTGACAGTCGATGTAACAATTGATGAAACTTCTTCTTCAGACTTTGATGCATTATTGATTCCTGGCGGTTTTTCACCGGACTTACTTCGTGAAGACGATCGTTTCGTCACATTTACGGAAGAGTTTGATTCATCTAAAAAACCGATCTTCTCCATCTGTCACGGTCCACAATTGATGATCAATGCGAAGATTGTCAAGGGGCGTAAAATGACAGGATATAAATCAATTCGAATTGATTTAGAGAATGCGGGAGTGGCGTATGAAGACAATGAAGTAGTCGTCGATGACAACTTCGTGTCAAGTCGCCAACCGGACGACATCCCGGCATTCAATCGCGAAATGTTAGCAAAATTAGGATAA